One stretch of Methylopila sp. 73B DNA includes these proteins:
- a CDS encoding GNAT family N-acetyltransferase: protein MTPDVVVTDAGSPSDREVILRELVAYNDAVVGPSGARPLAVLLRDSQTAETLGGLWGRTSFDWLYVELLVIPEALRGQGLGAAVLAQAETEARARGCAGIWLDTFDFQARGFYEKLGFEVFGSIPGHPRGRERFFLRKTF, encoded by the coding sequence ATGACGCCGGACGTCGTCGTCACCGACGCAGGCTCGCCGTCCGACCGCGAGGTCATCCTGCGGGAGCTGGTCGCCTACAACGACGCCGTCGTCGGCCCCTCCGGCGCGCGGCCGCTCGCCGTGCTGCTGCGCGATTCGCAGACGGCCGAGACCCTCGGCGGCCTCTGGGGCCGCACCAGCTTCGACTGGCTCTACGTGGAGCTGCTGGTGATCCCTGAGGCCCTGCGCGGCCAGGGTCTGGGCGCGGCGGTTCTGGCGCAGGCGGAGACCGAAGCCCGCGCGCGCGGTTGCGCCGGGATCTGGCTCGACACCTTCGACTTCCAGGCCCGCGGCTTCTACGAGAAGCTCGGCTTCGAGGTCTTCGGCTCGATCCCCGGCCACCCGCGCGGCCGCGAGCGGTTCTTTCTCAGGAAGACGTTCTGA
- a CDS encoding ABC transporter transmembrane domain-containing protein — MARRSRSADVGEASAPAARSRSLRPLAALSPFALRHKGRIAGAFVALVAASAATLAIPVAVRRLIDFGFSNDHPGRVDQYFGAMLIVVGVLALASASRYWFVTTLGERVVADLRSAVFAHLTKLSPSFYDSARSGEIVSRLTADTTQIKAAFGASASVALRNLFLFFGAAAMMVVTSPKLSALVLGAIPLIVLPLVAFGRSVRRRSRAAQDTLADASAVAGEAVGAMRTVQAYNAEARVAGRFSFAVEEAYSAAQSSITARAILTAIAIFLIFASVVGVLWYGATGVLSGAMSPGTLGQFVLYAVFAAGAIGELSNVWGEISQAAGSAERLGEILATKPDIANPASPRPLPQPARGALAFESVRFAYGAAAEGGVLDGVTFAARPGETLAIVGPSGAGKSTLFHLALRFYDPLGGRVTLDGVDLRDADLADLRARIALVPQDPVVFALSARENIRLGRADATDAEVEQAARLAGADRFLTALPQGYDTPLGERGVTLSGGQRQRVALARAFLKDASLLLLDEATSALDSESETLVQEALAASRKDRTTLVIAHRLATVLAADRILVLDGGRVAEEGTHAELVARRGLYARLADLQFGQMDVDANARRAVAG, encoded by the coding sequence ATGGCGCGTCGATCTCGCTCAGCTGACGTCGGGGAGGCGTCGGCGCCCGCGGCGCGGTCCCGCTCCCTCAGGCCTCTCGCAGCCCTCAGCCCGTTCGCCCTCCGTCACAAGGGGCGCATCGCCGGCGCCTTCGTGGCCCTGGTCGCGGCCTCGGCGGCGACGCTCGCGATCCCGGTCGCGGTGCGGCGGCTGATCGACTTCGGCTTCTCGAACGACCATCCCGGCAGGGTGGACCAGTATTTCGGCGCCATGCTGATCGTGGTCGGCGTGCTCGCGCTGGCCAGCGCCTCGCGCTACTGGTTCGTGACGACGCTCGGCGAGCGCGTGGTGGCGGACCTGCGCTCGGCCGTCTTCGCCCATCTGACCAAGCTCTCCCCCTCGTTCTACGACAGCGCCCGCTCCGGCGAGATCGTGTCGCGGCTGACCGCGGACACGACGCAGATCAAGGCGGCCTTCGGCGCCTCGGCGTCCGTCGCGCTGCGCAATCTGTTCCTGTTCTTCGGCGCGGCCGCGATGATGGTGGTGACGAGCCCGAAGCTCTCCGCTCTCGTGCTCGGCGCCATTCCGCTGATCGTGCTGCCGCTGGTGGCCTTCGGCCGCTCCGTGCGTCGCCGCTCCCGCGCGGCGCAGGACACGCTGGCCGACGCCTCGGCGGTCGCGGGCGAGGCGGTCGGCGCGATGCGCACCGTCCAGGCCTACAACGCCGAGGCCCGCGTCGCCGGCCGCTTCTCCTTCGCGGTGGAGGAGGCCTACTCAGCCGCGCAGTCCTCGATCACGGCGCGAGCCATTCTGACGGCGATCGCGATCTTCCTGATCTTCGCGAGCGTGGTGGGCGTGCTGTGGTACGGCGCGACCGGCGTGCTCTCCGGCGCGATGTCGCCGGGCACGCTCGGCCAGTTCGTGCTCTACGCCGTGTTTGCGGCGGGCGCGATCGGCGAACTCTCCAACGTCTGGGGCGAGATCTCCCAGGCGGCCGGCTCCGCCGAGCGGCTGGGCGAGATCCTTGCGACCAAGCCTGACATCGCGAATCCAGCGTCGCCGAGGCCGCTGCCGCAGCCGGCCCGCGGGGCGCTCGCCTTCGAGTCCGTGCGCTTCGCCTACGGCGCGGCGGCCGAGGGCGGCGTGCTCGACGGCGTCACTTTCGCCGCGCGGCCGGGCGAGACGCTGGCGATTGTCGGCCCCTCGGGCGCCGGCAAGAGCACCCTGTTCCACCTTGCGCTGCGCTTCTATGACCCGCTTGGCGGTCGCGTCACGCTCGACGGCGTCGACCTGCGCGACGCCGACCTCGCGGACCTGCGCGCCCGAATCGCGCTCGTGCCGCAGGATCCCGTCGTGTTCGCGCTGTCGGCGCGCGAGAACATCCGGCTCGGCCGGGCCGACGCGACCGACGCCGAGGTCGAGCAGGCGGCCCGGCTCGCGGGCGCGGACCGCTTCCTCACCGCGCTGCCGCAGGGCTACGACACGCCGCTCGGCGAGCGCGGCGTGACGCTCTCCGGCGGCCAGCGCCAGCGGGTCGCGCTCGCCCGCGCCTTCCTCAAGGACGCCTCGCTGCTGCTGCTGGACGAGGCGACCTCCGCGCTCGACAGCGAAAGCGAGACGCTGGTGCAGGAGGCGCTCGCCGCTAGCCGCAAGGACCGCACCACGTTGGTCATCGCCCATCGCCTCGCCACCGTGCTCGCCGCCGACCGCATCCTGGTGCTCGACGGCGGCCGCGTGGCGGAGGAGGGGACCCACGCCGAGCTGGTCGCCCGCCGCGGGCTTTACGCCCGCCTCGCGGACCTGCAGTTCGGCCAGATGGACGTGGACGCCAACGCCCGTCGCGCCGTCGCGGGATGA
- the rpmE gene encoding 50S ribosomal protein L31 codes for MKADIHPDYHAIKVLMTDGTEYETRSTYGKSGDTLQLDIDPRTHPAWTGGSAQLTDRGGRLSRFNKRFANFGISKTN; via the coding sequence ATGAAGGCCGACATCCACCCCGACTACCACGCGATCAAGGTCCTGATGACCGACGGGACCGAGTACGAGACCCGTTCGACCTACGGCAAGTCCGGCGACACGCTGCAGCTCGACATCGACCCCCGGACCCATCCGGCGTGGACCGGCGGCTCGGCCCAGCTGACCGACCGCGGCGGCCGTCTGTCGCGCTTCAACAAGCGCTTCGCCAACTTCGGCATCTCGAAGACCAACTGA